A part of Nocardioides sp. WS12 genomic DNA contains:
- a CDS encoding TetR/AcrR family transcriptional regulator: protein MVTEQFDLDDRRPRGVRLPRRERRAQLLAAALDVFVAQGYHSAAMDDIAERAGVSKPVLYQHFPGKLELYLAILDTACDAMIASCRRALESTQDNKQRVAAAMDAFYDYVAHDTGAFRLVFESDLTNEPAVRDHIDRVTTECADLITSVIQDDTGLPPDASRLLSVSLVGMAQVSARFWLTDTERGLTGLPRDEAVALVSGLAWRGIRGYPRTDEH, encoded by the coding sequence GTGGTGACCGAGCAGTTCGACCTGGACGACAGGCGGCCCCGCGGCGTACGACTTCCCCGCCGCGAACGACGCGCGCAGTTGCTGGCCGCTGCCCTCGACGTGTTCGTGGCGCAGGGCTATCACTCCGCTGCCATGGATGACATCGCCGAGCGCGCCGGCGTCTCGAAACCGGTGCTCTACCAGCACTTCCCCGGCAAGCTCGAGCTGTACCTCGCCATCCTCGACACGGCCTGTGACGCGATGATCGCGAGCTGCCGCCGGGCACTGGAGTCGACGCAGGACAACAAGCAGCGCGTGGCCGCGGCCATGGACGCGTTCTACGACTACGTCGCCCACGACACCGGTGCGTTCCGGCTGGTCTTCGAATCCGACCTCACCAACGAGCCCGCGGTCCGCGACCACATCGATCGTGTCACCACCGAGTGCGCCGACCTGATCACCTCCGTGATCCAGGACGACACCGGTCTCCCGCCGGACGCGTCACGGCTGCTCTCGGTGTCGCTGGTGGGAATGGCCCAGGTCAGCGCGCGGTTCTGGCTCACTGACACCGAACGCGGTCTGACCGGGTTGCCCCGGGACGAGGCCGTCGCGCTGGTGTCGGGCCTGGCCTGGCGCGGCATCCGTGGCTACCCACGCACCGACGAGCACTGA
- the ligD gene encoding non-homologous end-joining DNA ligase: MPRKSEHQQTEVHVDVEGRTLRLTNLEKVLYPATGTTKGEVLDYYARIAPVLLPHLAGRPVTRIRWPHGVGDMSFFEKNAPAGTPSWVRTAEVPTTGSRGASRHGDTLRFPIIEELPTLIWAVQLAALEFHVHQWTVDEKDEPLGADRIVIDLDPGEGAGLHDCCQVALLARDALAERGFDALPVTSGSKGLHLYARLPERQPSSETSEIAKEVAEELQAAYPQQVTATMTKARRRDKVFLDWSQNAGSKTTVAPYSLRGTPRPQVATPITWDEVAEGAEDPLGLDQFTPAQVLERVEEYGDLFDPAT, from the coding sequence ATGCCGCGCAAGTCCGAGCACCAGCAGACCGAGGTGCACGTCGACGTCGAGGGCCGCACCCTGCGGCTGACGAATCTCGAGAAGGTGTTGTATCCCGCCACGGGCACCACGAAGGGCGAGGTGCTCGACTACTACGCCCGGATCGCACCGGTCCTGCTGCCGCACCTGGCCGGACGGCCGGTGACCCGGATCCGCTGGCCGCACGGCGTCGGCGACATGAGCTTCTTCGAGAAGAACGCCCCGGCCGGGACACCGAGCTGGGTGCGGACCGCCGAGGTACCGACCACCGGCAGCCGTGGCGCGAGCCGGCACGGCGACACCCTGCGGTTCCCGATCATTGAGGAACTCCCGACCTTGATCTGGGCCGTCCAGCTCGCCGCACTGGAGTTCCACGTGCACCAGTGGACGGTCGACGAGAAGGACGAGCCGCTCGGCGCGGACCGGATCGTGATCGACCTCGACCCGGGCGAGGGGGCCGGTCTGCACGATTGCTGCCAGGTGGCGTTGCTGGCCCGGGACGCCCTTGCCGAGCGTGGCTTCGACGCACTGCCCGTGACCAGCGGCAGCAAGGGCCTGCATCTCTACGCCCGGCTGCCCGAGCGGCAGCCGTCGTCCGAGACGAGCGAGATCGCCAAGGAGGTCGCCGAGGAACTCCAGGCCGCGTATCCCCAGCAGGTCACCGCCACCATGACCAAGGCCCGCCGCCGCGACAAGGTGTTCCTCGACTGGTCACAGAACGCGGGCTCCAAGACGACCGTGGCGCCGTACTCCCTGCGCGGCACCCCGCGCCCCCAGGTCGCCACCCCGATCACGTGGGACGAGGTCGCCGAGGGGGCGGAGGATCCGCTGGGCCTCGATCAGTTCACGCCCGCCCAGGTGCTGGAACGGGTCGAGGAGTACGGCGACTTATTTGATCCTGCGACGTAG
- a CDS encoding protein phosphatase 2C domain-containing protein: protein MATGSWEVSAVLQFRFAAHSDVGLVRDNNEDAGFAGPYLLCVADGVGGAAAGEIASATTSYVVSARALAHPGVDPVRLLTAATHEAHDQLVAGVAADPRRVGMATTLTAILTNGVETALAQVGDSRAYRLRDGALTQLSHDQTMVQAMVDAGRITLEQAAASPYKHIVLQAVDGEHTPEPDVMLLDLQPGDRLLLCSDGLSDVLSPAAIQMLLGLASRSLATERLVRAALDSGSRDNVTVVVADVVDAPAVTGNGQVFGAGHDLGNVVDPAAVRPLRSA from the coding sequence ATGGCGACCGGTTCCTGGGAGGTGAGTGCGGTGCTCCAGTTCCGCTTCGCAGCGCACAGCGACGTCGGCCTCGTCCGCGACAACAACGAGGACGCCGGCTTCGCCGGTCCCTACCTGCTCTGCGTCGCCGACGGTGTCGGTGGCGCGGCCGCCGGCGAGATTGCCTCCGCCACGACGTCGTACGTCGTCAGCGCGCGAGCGCTCGCCCACCCGGGGGTCGATCCGGTCCGGCTGTTGACCGCCGCCACCCACGAGGCGCACGACCAACTGGTCGCCGGGGTGGCCGCCGACCCGCGGCGCGTCGGCATGGCCACCACGCTCACCGCGATCCTGACCAACGGCGTCGAGACGGCCCTGGCGCAGGTCGGCGACTCCCGCGCCTACCGGCTGCGCGACGGTGCCCTGACCCAGTTGAGCCACGACCAGACGATGGTCCAGGCGATGGTCGACGCCGGGCGGATCACCCTCGAGCAGGCAGCCGCGTCGCCGTACAAGCACATCGTGCTGCAAGCGGTCGACGGCGAGCACACGCCCGAGCCCGACGTCATGCTGCTCGACCTGCAGCCCGGTGACCGGTTGCTGCTGTGCAGCGACGGCCTGAGCGACGTCCTCTCCCCCGCTGCGATCCAGATGCTGCTGGGCCTGGCGTCCCGCAGCCTGGCCACCGAGCGGCTCGTCCGGGCTGCGCTCGACAGCGGCAGCCGCGACAACGTCACCGTCGTCGTGGCCGACGTCGTCGACGCGCCCGCCGTGACCGGCAACGGCCAGGTGTTCGGAGCCGGCCACGACCTCGGCAACGTCGTGGACCCGGCCGCGGTGCGTCCGCTGCGGTCGGCCTGA
- a CDS encoding DUF3107 domain-containing protein, with the protein MTVEVKLGVQHTARELVIETEETSEGVEALVSDALASDGVLKLTDTKGKVTVVPVAKLAYVEIGRSVAGQVGFRS; encoded by the coding sequence ATGACCGTCGAGGTCAAGCTCGGTGTGCAGCACACCGCCCGGGAACTCGTCATCGAGACCGAGGAGACCAGCGAAGGCGTCGAGGCACTCGTCAGCGACGCACTGGCGTCCGACGGTGTCCTCAAGCTGACCGACACCAAGGGCAAGGTGACCGTGGTTCCGGTCGCCAAGCTCGCGTACGTCGAGATCGGCCGCAGCGTCGCCGGGCAGGTCGGCTTCCGGAGCTGA
- the ligD gene encoding non-homologous end-joining DNA ligase, with product MIDVLLPMLATPGTHVPPGDDWRHEVKWDGVRALATIDGAVTLASRNGNRITAAWPELVTAPTGLADTVLDGEIIALNERGIPDFRVLAERMHVRNTATVARLAQRIPATYMVFDVLRLRGEDLCGLPLEERRRRLADLDLSTSGWQVPPEYDDGAMLLEATRTQGLEGIVSKRIDSTYRPGERSHHWLKFAHRHRGTFVVGGWRPQTGSSDRLAAVLVGEVTPDGLRYRGRVGSGIGPKQSRSLTDALAPLGRVGSPFADEVPRADAEGTFWVDPVVVIDVDTHGLGYERLRQPSYQGMRSDVSVDDLADDLADNPGGH from the coding sequence ATGATCGACGTGCTGCTTCCCATGCTCGCGACGCCGGGCACCCACGTGCCGCCGGGCGACGACTGGCGCCACGAGGTGAAGTGGGACGGCGTCCGGGCCCTGGCCACGATCGACGGGGCCGTGACCCTGGCCAGCCGCAACGGCAACCGGATCACGGCCGCCTGGCCCGAGCTCGTGACCGCGCCCACCGGACTCGCGGACACCGTCCTCGACGGCGAGATCATCGCCCTCAACGAGCGCGGGATCCCCGACTTCCGCGTGCTCGCGGAGCGGATGCACGTCCGCAACACCGCCACGGTCGCGCGCCTGGCGCAGCGGATCCCCGCGACCTACATGGTCTTCGACGTGCTCCGGTTGCGGGGCGAGGACTTGTGCGGACTCCCACTCGAGGAGCGGCGCCGCCGGCTCGCTGACCTCGATCTGAGCACCTCGGGCTGGCAGGTGCCGCCGGAGTACGACGATGGCGCGATGCTGCTCGAAGCCACGCGCACACAGGGGCTCGAGGGGATCGTCAGCAAGCGGATCGACTCCACCTACCGGCCCGGTGAGCGCAGCCATCACTGGCTGAAGTTCGCGCACCGGCACCGTGGGACGTTCGTGGTCGGCGGCTGGCGCCCGCAGACCGGATCGAGCGACCGGCTCGCCGCCGTCCTGGTCGGTGAGGTCACGCCGGACGGGCTGCGCTACCGCGGCCGGGTCGGGAGCGGCATCGGCCCGAAGCAGTCGCGATCGTTGACCGACGCCCTCGCGCCGCTGGGCCGGGTCGGCAGCCCGTTCGCTGACGAGGTGCCGCGCGCCGACGCCGAGGGCACGTTCTGGGTCGACCCCGTCGTGGTGATCGATGTCGACACGCACGGACTGGGCTACGAACGGCTGCGCCAGCCGTCGTACCAGGGGATGCGTTCCGACGTCTCCGTGGACGATCTGGCCGACGATCTGGCCGACAACCCGGGAGGGCACTGA